A stretch of DNA from Pagrus major chromosome 22, Pma_NU_1.0:
ATATGGAGGTAAACAAGGCTGCAATTTAAGACCCGGCTCGGGCTCCCGGATcgatttctctctctcttggctgTATTACATTTGGCTCGGAGGATCTCCCTTCGGACAAGTTGtattttctgctgcagctgtgaaggCATTTCATTCAAGGTTTTTTCATCATTCTCTGTTTTCCCAGAAGGAGAGAGCGATTAGACGGAGAGTGTAGGAAGTGAGATGACAGAGTGAAAATCAAAGGTACGGGACAGGTGAgaaggagagatgaagagacgGCTCTGGTGCAAAAAAGTCGAACAAAAAcataccctttttttttttttcaagtatcCAACTTAAGAATTTCTCGAATGGATTTTGATTTAATGACAGCTTTGATGTTAAGAGCCCTGCTTTTCCCCCCCCCAAATTAATTAAATCTATGCATGTAATTATGTGGATGAATTCCTTTCCCTCCACAGTTGTTGATTCATCTCACTTGGAGTTCGTCACCACTTCCCACTTGTCtaaaatctctaaaaaaaaatgcccatatGCTCCATACTAAGGAGGTGCAATGGAGACCAGTAAAGGAAGtggtaaacaaacacagttcCATTGCgagatttacacacacatgcttacacAATCTTCACATCTAATTAAACGGCACAATAAATTGCACTTGTGCATGTGACGTGTGCACCATAAATACATCGACAATCTGTCGCCGGCAGAAATAAAATCCCGTGAAATGGAATCCTGTGATGCTCAAGAGAACTCCGACTGCTACTGCACGTGACCGTGAAACACAAACTGGCGGGCTGCATGAGAAATTTATGTGTGTGCTTCCTTTGAAGCACGGGAGCACGTATGCAATATATGTCAGAGACGGCAGAGTGTGTGTACGAGAGAGAAATCTCTCTGGTGGCCTCTAACCTAGATTAGGACCTGAGGGTGTCGAGTATTTAAATAATGGATGAAGCAACCGTCTTTTTTCTCGGCGTGAGAATGAGCAACGCTAATGTTAGTACACTAACACGGATGCCTCGATAAACATTTGACGACTGACTCATTCTGCTTCCTTAATCAGTCCCTTCGCTGACCAAGAACAGAAAAAGGCACTCGCTCCTGGGCTGGGAGACTCCAGAGACCTGCTATTTGACAGATGTGTATGCCTGCAGATGGGACAGCAGTGCTGTGTAAAGTTATGACTGAGAGGTGGAgggcaggaagaggaggaggaggaggggggaggatggagatggagatggaaaaagagaaaTTATGGGTTGAAGGATGAAGGGGGAGAAGGAGCTTAGAGTTCAGGGTGATACGTTGTGGTTTACGAGGGGGTGAGAACGAGGGAATGAGATGCTGACAGAGAGTGAGggggaagatggagagaaaaacaaacagaaaatgaaatgacGGAGtacaagaggaaaagaaaactaGATCAGTGGAATAAATTATACATAAGGAGTTGTAGCAGGTGAGGAGTAGAGGAGTTGGAGTAACAGTACATTCAGGAGTGACGGGAGACAAATGCATCGTGGTACCTGTGAATGGCGGCAAACAGGTCCTCAGTGGTCCGAGTCCGCGATGGAGTCGGGGTCACCATGTTCTCATCGGATGCCCCGTTGGCTGACGGGGCCGGAGACGATTCAGCCGTACTGGAGTCGAACACCTCACCTGAGAAAGAGAAGTTACATACACACAGTTACGGgagagtaaacacacacacttcactcaGTGcaacacacgcatgcacacactcaaGGATCCACTATCCCGTCGCATTAACCTGGCTGCCTATAAAATCTGAAGTGCTACGGAGGAGGTGCCCGACTGTCTTCTTACATTCTCGTTTTGTCTCGagatttcctctcttttcttctcctctagTTTagcctcttttctcctcctcctcctcctcctcctctcaacCTCCGCGCTCACGTCTGCACTTCGACTGCCTGAGCCGCTGCAGGCAGTCTCACTTTACGCTCTCCCCATCCTCCCCTTCATCCCCTTACCCGATCTGTTCCCCTCCCCTCTGATACGATGCagcccctccccctctctccctccaacCACAAATACATCTCCCCTGGGACACTTGCCCCCTCCCTTACCtcggagagagaagaagggagcaggacagagagagagagatgcagagagagacagcggGGCTGACTGACGATGAGAGATTAACAGTAAAGAGGAGTAAAAGGCAGAGAGGCAAAAATGGATATTTGGAAACAAGGATGGATGGTGGAGAGGAGTGGAGTAGACAGTGGGGGCTGAGGTGAAAAATAGCAATGCGGGAAAAAAGACCAAGGGACAGTTACCAGGAGGGAGAGATCTCTGCATATGAAATATAGAAGAATGAGtagaagagaaagtgagagaggagggatTCAAGAGGCTGCAGCAGTGCTGTCCCAGAGATAAGCCGTCTCTCCTGCgctattttcacagttttaaagcttttaaaagcTTGTGGTTTCAAGTTTGGATTCTTTGCTTCACAGGACAAAATGAATTTCACAGCTGCCCGAGGAGCTGGCCACACAGCTAGCAGGCATACCAACCATACAGGATTGTGGTAATGGGCTTATTTAATACTTTAATGAAGGTTTTGACTGGCACAATCTGAAACTTCCTCTCTCTTCGCAAATCCTGAAAATTTCTACTTTAACAATGAATTACAAAACACCTTAAACAAACTCATTTCAGTGAGACTCACCAGCGTCGTCCTCCTTGGAGCTGATGGATCCAGTCGTGCTACTTGTCccatctccctcctcctcttcctcttcaagAGCTTCTCCACTGGTATACAACCCTTGGTCAAGACTTGTCTCCTGGCAGGCAGAAGCAGAGATCTGGGACTCGTCCCGGCTGTCTGTCGATGTTTCACTGCTCTCTTCGAGAGGCTCTGAGCACTCTGaagtttcctcttcctcctgttgcTCACTTTTACTCTCTTTCACCTCTTTCTTTATCTGTCTTTTCGGTGCATCTACTTGGTCTTCCATTCGAGACAACCTGGTCGTATCCTCAAGCTGAGATGGAACCTGTTCAGTAACTTGTTGGGGGATAAATTTGGGTTTCTTTGAGACTGCCGGAGGCTTCTGTTTGACAGGAGAGCTTTGGGAGCTCTGTGGGGGACTGGGACTTTCTTTTCCATTTAAGAGAAAGTAACATTGATCCTCAGGTTTTCCATTTTCAACAGCACTATCTGGTGTGTAATCTGTGATGCTGCAGTCCAAAGAcaattcatttaaaagctttgacACAGGTGATGGCGAGGAGTTACGTGAATCTTCCTCTGGGGAGCAGTTTGAAAGGGGTAACACAGTGGGAGTCTCCATGGAGAGAGACTTCTGCAGGGTCTGGGGCTTTAGACCGTGAAGGAGGTCCATCCCGGTTTCCTGAGCGTTTGTGTGGTCTGATTTGCCGTTAATCTCCTTCTCTGGCCGTTTAACAGAGCGGAGCTGAACGCTCTGCAGTGCAAACGGGGTGATCAGGGGCTTAGATGACTTTGTGGGGCTCTCGGAAAGAGCTGGTTTAGGAGAATCTTTAACTGCCTTCacaaaagatggagaggaggaaggtgggGTGAGAGAaggcagtggaggaggtggcggTGGCCCCATGGAGGGGacaggagggggaggtggagggggaggactGAAGCTCCCATTGAAGGATGAACTGGGGGGGATTAGCATCTcaggggatggaggaggggggaaTTCTGGGGAGATGGAGCAGGCAGGGGGTGGGCTCAGAGTTGGACCCTGTGGAGTGGTTGGTAACGGGGGAGCTCCCGAAGGAGTGCCTGCAGTGGTCGTTGGGGGTAGAGGGGGAGGGAAGGGTGGAGGTGGGCCGAGAGGGGTGTTGGGAGccgaggaggaagagaggggcaggggtggaggaggtggaggaggaggtccaATGCTTTTAAGTGAGTCGGAGGTGttggaggagagggaggtggaagaggaggacatGGATacggaggagaggagagatgactTTCTCTCAGGCACTTTGGGCTTGGGCCGGCTGCCGGAGGGAGACATGGACCTCATGAAGGAGGGCACCGGGGTTCCGGCTGTGGGGGTGTTGGACTGGCTGGAGTAGCCGCTAGACGGGGAGGTCAGTCTGTGCACCCTGTCTGGTGAAGAGGTGGACATTTTGGGCTTCACTGCTACCCCTCCCTCCTGGCCTTGAGCTCGAGGTGCCTGGCCGTTGCTGTGAATGTCGCCTCCATTCTGTAACTCTCCTGGGTGAGGACCAGCCGACATGTTATCTGTGGCGTGGGCTGGAGGAGTCTGTGCCCTCTGATCGCTATGGTTATGAGGGAAGTCCATGTAGTATCCCCAGGAGTCAGCATAGTCCGAGCGCAAGCTGCTGGTCTCACTGTGAGCAGGCGTCACATGGCAGAGCGAGTACACGTTAGACACATTGCCACCATTGGCGTTAGCCGCTAGTGACGCTGCAGAGCTACCTGCGCTGATGCTGCTCTGACTGCGTGGCCGTAGCACCCAAGGGTCATCGTAGTCGCTGCTTGGGCTGTGAGAGGGTGAAGACGGCGAGGCCCCTTttcctttccctcctctcagcccCATCTGTAGGCTCTGCTGCAAGCTGGCAATAAGAGTCTCATTAAGCATGGCGCCGTTTGGCTCGTTACCGCCACTGATGGCGCTTACGCCTCCAAGGGGCTTTTTCGGTCCAGGTTTGCGTCTAAGAGAGTCTGTACGAGCCGGGGGCAGTGGAGGCTTCTTGGACTTGCGAAGGGAGATGCTGCGGGACAGAGAGCGGTCGCTATACAAGCTTCCAGAGTCTTCCTCATTGGCCATCTCCCGACACTCGTACATGCTGTGCCGGGTGGCTCTCCCAGCTGCTGCACCATGCCCACTGCCGTGGCTGCGAGAGCGAAGGCCTGAGTCCATGTGCATGGAGGTGTAGTACCCATCGTTGTCTTGGGAATGGAGGGAGCTGGAGTCAGTAGTGGTCCTGGAGGAGTGGTCCAGGCTGCTATACAGCTGGTTAATAGGAgtggagcagctggaggtcaGAGTGCGGTGTGGAACCACAACGTTTTCCGGCGTGTCGTAGATCCACTGCTCCTCCGGCAGGCAGGATGGCGGCGTGGGGGCCAAGGTGCTGTGGCTGTGTACACTGCTGTCCGAGTGCCCTGACTCGCTGGCAGGACCTGTGACTACCTGACCACCATCCTGTTGGGTACGGGTGGGGGTAGAGGTGGCCAAAGCTGGGCAGGTGGAGCTGTGGGTAAAGGCTGCTGGACTGGAGATCAGGGAGTCGGTGTTGGTAGAGGAAGCCAGACTGAGCGGCCGCGCTGTGGGGTAAGCTGAGGCTGGGGAGTGGGAGAGCTGACCGATGGTGTTTAGGGTAATGACCTCAGAGGAGCTGGATAGGGTGGCGTTAGGGATGATTGAGGTGGAGTAGGCAGCATGTGGGGAGACCACACATGCTGGACCACCACCCCAATCACTGGACTGTGTCCCCCTCAGTTCCTGAGACTTGGGCCTGGGCAGTGTGCCCGTCCTCGGGATGTTTCTCATGTGCACCACTGTATCGTCAACCTGTAGCTTTCCAATCTGCCTCTGAGGAGTAGTCTGCTCCTCCGACTTGATGGGGGTGCTGCTATAGATGGGGTCAGCACTGAGCGACACCCTGGCGCCTTGTCGGGGCAGACTGTGAAAACGGGAAGGATCTCCGTTGAAGTGATGCGGCATCATCAAGATCCCAGAGCTGTCACTACTCGAGATGGATATACTTCCTGTTGAAGAGGAAGCAGAAATGCCGGCCATTTGAGCAGCGATTCCTTGTCCTCGCTGAGCACGGATTCTTCTCATGGACGGCGGTACAATCTTCACTTCTTCCGTCTGGCAGCTGGAATCTCTGGTCTGTGAACGTCGGAGCGTCGAGTTGACGCTCCCAACTCTGCTCAAGGTGGAGTAGTGTCCTGGTAGGAACATGGAATGTGGCCGGAGATCTCCGGCGTATCCTTTTGCTGCTGtgaaagggagaaagaaaataagataaACACATAATCATGCATTACATctcgtgttttctctttttgctctgCTATCCTCGGCCACAATACGTTCTGCTCCTTCAACTGGACTGTCATACTATCTGTGGTCACAGGGCAGCTAATTAATTTGATTTGCTGTAACCATGTCTCGTGCGTTAATAACTTCTGGTCTTCATTAAGGGGGAAAGGATATGGGGGAAATGATGTGAGGGAAAGCAGAGAGATGCTTCCTCTCCTGTTCGGGCTCTGACTCAGTCTGATAGAAAAGCAAATAGTCCGCTGGGTTCCAGGACAGACAGCTGGTGAGGTATGAGGCAGCCAAGAAACACATACATGGACCCAaacatacacaaagacacatgtgcacacatacacattgaCATGATCCCGCACCATCATACAGGACAGAACAAACAGGATTTGCAGGTAGACATAGAGACAAGGACACACAGAGATGCAGATCACAAAGACGCACACACACCGAACATACCGGCTCGTAAACAAACAAATTGAAGAATGAGTTGTAAAACCAGAGAGGATGTCTAGTGTGTCTCCCATCTGTGGTGGCTCTCCTGTTGATGTTCGTATCCCAAAACATACACACTCGCGtgtcctttcttctctctctctctctccccccgtCTCGTTCTCTCTAAACCACACATacactctcttcctcctttgctaAAAGCTGGAGTGACAgcttggctgctgctgctgctgcgataGATTAAGCTGCAGGTCTACTTTTGCAGGCAGCTCTAGTGcaaggagagggagggatgaagcACTGGGACAATTACCCCGGCCCAGTAATCATGACATTCAGCGGCTGTCGTCAGCTGGGCACTAACCAGACTTTAAAGCTCTTTTCCTATCTGCCTTGGTGATCTTATCAGAGAAATGACATTCTCCTTAAACACTGCTGCCATCCTACAGCTCAGAGAcgtgtaaataaatacagccaTGTGGAGCCGTCAGCACAGCACAGTGTCATCTTAGTAAGCTTAATGCTCGCTTAACACCCGGCTCAGCTGAGTAACTAACGATAGAAGACCTCTGAaccttcatgtttgttttttagctgGTATCTGTTTAGATGGTTTGAGCATTATAgattctgaaaatgaaaatgaagagggTTGAGGTAGATTTTAGGTGTCCATGATCAGGTGCCTATTGTCTTATGATCAGTACATGCTGGTAAGTAAGACACACATATTGAGATTATCAATATGGCTCCTGgattacacagacacagacacacaaacaattcACAGAAAAAAGGACTGCAGAAAGTTGACCCCAAGGGATTATGGGACAATTCGTGTTTAAGAATGGCAAACCCTGCACTTAACTTCTCCTATGTGGCATGATTTTCCAATagggaaataaaaaatgagattCTGTGCAGGCAAAATTTACCAGAGAAGGAAAAAGGGCTAAATTAAAACCACAAAACTACTGAAAAGGATTTCATAACTGGTTCCTGGCTGTGGATACAGTGACACAGGGTGGAGGAGAGCAAATGAGGACACATGGTATGTAGAACTGAAAACAGGGAAAGACTGAACAACTGCAGGGCCTTGATCCAACACTGTGGACTTGCATGTGTCATTTTCTCCCTCCTATTAAGATGTACTCAGAACAATACTGGTGGGATGAGTTAATTCACAATCCATTCAGTTATTATTGATTAAAGCAATAAATCCATAGAAAGTTAGGTTAAAGGAAGTAGTGAAAGAAGGAGGGATGCTTGTCCAGAGTGTTGGTACAGGTCTGTGGACAGTAGAGGGCAACAAATCACCCCACAGTGATCCATACCTAGCTCCTGGTTGATGTTGTCAGGCAGCCCTGATATAGTCTTTCTGCGTTTGACCTTCTTGGGCCGGCGGGACACGGTGTCAGTGTTAATGAGGGAGCGCCGGATGCTCGCCTGTCGGTCAAACACTGCCCCTGGTAGCCGGGAGGGCGAGAGCAAGGCAGGCGGACACACAGGCAAACAGAAGTCGGTTAGTCGGAAGGAACAAACTCAACGACATGCAGGGggtgcctttttttattttatttttttaagttgaacATGCAACATCAACAGGGCAAGGTCAGTTCaaccaaatgataaaaaaaatatgttctcACCTCCCTCTAGTGGTGTctagccatgcagatagttttggttttatttgcccAGGTTTTAAGATATCTGTCTTCTACCCAATACAATGAAGAGTAGGTGCACAGATCCTGTTTGTGATACTCACAGCAgtaaacatttagaaaatgtatAGACAGAAAAAAACTCTGTTTTCACAGAGACTTTAAAGTAGTTCCACTGAAAACTTAAGACTGttactgataataataaatcagCTGATTTTCTTTAGACATAAACTCATAACGTAAACAGTCCTGATTTGTAGTGAACCCAGTGGGGTCTACTTGGACATGTTTCTAGAAATATGAGCTGCTACTGATTCTTTAATGCAATTGTTCACTGGTGTAAGCACCACAACAAGAAAATTATATTAACTTCCATTTATGGGGTGAAAGCAGAAACCTCAAGGGTAAATATCTCAACTTGAGTACATAAGTGTATATTTCGCATTATACTACAagaggaaagtgagaaaatatctTTGTGTCATTTGGGTGACCCGACCCTTCAACTTTTTCATCCACCGGCCAAAGTGCTTTTAAATTTACCAGCACTGAcgcacttaaaaaaaacatgccttTTTGGCTGGTGGTTTGTGTTATTTTCCAACCCTGTATATAAGTAACTTCAGTGTAAACATACATATAAGATATGTGagatcacaaaaacacacatgcacaggacAGATAGGAGTTgaagcaagcacacacacacacacacacactgtctttcATTCTTCTCAATATCTCTGTCCAGTTACCCTGAAGGAGGAGCAATATCTCACTAGGAGCCgctcctcttttttttgctgtttggcGAGCTACTGACAGCCTGCAGGCGTTAGGGAAAAAGAGACTGATATGAGGGCAGATAGTGTCTATCACGTTCCTCCTCAAAGCGACAGAAAAATTCCCTGATCTCTCTttgcgtctctgtgtgtgttttgctccGTCTTTCTCAGTAATTTGAAGTGACAGGAGATGAAGTCAGCAGTGATTTGTGTGGACTGGGACCACATTAAGAACTCATTAGTGTGTAAAGGATGAAAGGATCGCTGTTATATTGGCCTTGACAACAGCAAAATGCAGATGTTGATACTGAGCTGCCAttttgtgctgttgttgttctttttttttacacctcaTACAAGATATCTGACTGATGTGGGTTCATGTTTTACAGGTGAAACATCAGACAAGCTCGTATATTCATCATCAGAACTGGCTAAATGAGACGTGATACCTTTATGTTTGTGTGGGGCAGATCGCTCTGAAAAATGTGACACGCTAACAGGGGAATTGAGTCGACACGTTTTGCTGTGTACGAGTGTTCATCTGTCAAACGCCCTGTGATCCGACATCAAGTCGGTGAAAAGCCTTGACCCTTGGATAAGCTGTCAAACgattttcacacacaaacgctCGCTCACACACGCATAAAGGAAGGTGAAGGTCAGCCTCCAAGAAGCACGAAGGAAGGAGAGAATAGACAGAGAGATGCAGTAGAAGAGGAAGACATCCGTGACTGACACATACAGTTTTTTCCTCTGTGGATGAGTGGATACAGTAATTGATTTGTCTGTATCCACTTAGCCGCAGAGGGttgattaaaggaacagtctgacattttgcttgtttggcgcatttgtttttttttattgctgccTTACTGAGAATTAGATGAGTAGACCAATAAAACCATACGATATTTCAGGTTGATGTTTCCAAACTCTCAATGCctttatcatcacatctaaGTTGACACCATAAATGCAATTGCAAAAAATGAAGTTTATAGAATTATTTTACACTCACAGCAATCAATTTATATTGTCACTGTTTATTTTACCAACTTTGATTTGAGTATTATTTAATACTCACTAATATCGACTCCAGGATCTAACGGGAAATACGACAACGGGAGCGCATGAAAAgattttttgtttacatgagtTTCAGTAAAACACCTGATTATGTtaaaaatcaagcatttttctgagtatatttgaatatttgcaTAATCTTAACCTTGAGAACTTAAGAGATAAAAGTAAGCATTTTcaaaactttcaagactttgttCAACCCTGTGTTAAACTCACATATATAAAACGGATATTAATGTTCTCATAAGTCTTAGTGAAACATAAATCAAGTAAATGcccaaaaatgtcagaaaattcctttaagacaaacaaaacaaaatgtgtgattGTTGGTGAGAGGTTAATGTTACAGAGTAGACACCAGGGATGAATGACTTATAGTAGTTTGATCTTTCTACATTGCATTTCAATATGGAACTAGAGGACctggagatttgtttttcactaCTAGGACTGATGGGGATTGGTCGCTACTCACTAGTGGTTAAGAGATGGACAAAATGGTCAAATGATTGCGGTTGCCAAGGTCATACCTGTGACGTTGATAGCGACTATGTCCGTAGGCACGGCCTTGGCTGTCTGCCTCATCTTCTCCTCTGGGGTGGGGAGGACCGGGGCCCTGGTCCATACCACCTGCCCGTCAACCTCGGACCCCTCCCCTCCTTCACCCAGGGGGGTCTGGCTCCTCATGGAGAGCTGAGATTTGTCGTCCTCCGCCGATGAAGCTGTGGACTGGATGAGAAAGCGGAAGAAGTGGTTAATGAAGGGACAGGaaaggtgagagagaggagaggagggagagagagagataacagAAACAAGGAATGAAAAAAGAATAACAGTGACAGATTAttgagaaggaaggaagaggagagtcgatgcagagagagagacagataagaCAGAAGTGAGAcagattaaatataataaaaaggcaaaggaaaacaaagatgTATTCATATTAATTTAGAGcaagaaaaaatgtcagaagCAAATGTGAGTGCGAATAGACCTTAATTCTCAAGAAGTATAACTGACAGATTGTATGGGAtggactgacacacacaaacagactttaatATAATACATTGCTGTGACCTTTAGTAGCTTGTGGtgctgtaaacatgtttcaCAAGCGATCAAACCCAAATggaaacacttaaacacacacacacacaaacacacaaacatctatCAGAGTCAACTGACGGAGCGGCTGGAGATGGCAGGATAAAAGCATGAGAGCGACAGCAGGGAAGAGAGAAAATCACTCATGCATTAAACTGTGTTCACACGCTAACGGCTCTCGATCCTGAGGTAGAATTTACTGCAGAGAGGCAACAGACAAAAAGGTATAACTGCAGGCTCGAAATTGAGCTGTTAGTCGATAGAAAAGCAATTTCAAAGGAGATTTTGAAATCGTTGTTTTGAATCACAGGAATTTGAAGCAGAGAGAACAGAAATGATCCAAAATTGTTCTGATTATAGATCAGTTCCAAGAGCAGACTTTCACTGCATCACCCAAAATTCGCCTGGCTGCATCTGGAACAGGTTGAGCTTTTCCGTCAGCAGCTGGTAGGAAATCCTTGGTGTGATATTGTTGATCAGAGATTAAAAATTGGAATAAAGTTGTCCAGAATCTACCAAATACATCCGGCTGCCATTCCCTGAGTCCACTACTGTTTACCCTGACAGTCCCAAACATCAGACTGGATGGCTATTAGTGCTTTCCTACAAACCTcacatggatggatggacaaaTTGGGAGAGGCAATAGAGAGGAGGGACGTAAAGAAAGGATCTGAGCAATAGTTTGGTGGTCAGCATGGCTTGTTATTTTGCATCACTGTGACTCAACCAGGAGCCCCGCTTCTCCTTTGGAGGCTGCTGTCAGGCAATGTTAGGCTCACTGGCCTCAGGACAACAGGAAGTGGccggggaggagaggggaacaAATGGCAGAAAATAGGCAGGGAGAGGacggcagagaggaggaggggactgGTTTGGATTGATCGTGCgtaaagaagacagagagatgggAGTCAATGGTTTGGAAAGACAACAGCATGTCATGAAGGTCACGGGGGGTCGAAGCAGGCATGACACGCTGCCACTGAGGGGCTCTGGGGGACAAAGGAGACTCAGATAATAACAGAGAAAGACCCATTCAGGAGCCCTcatgtgaggaggagaggagaggttgcTGGCTGTAAAACAATTTATACTTCACTAATAGTTTGCCAGTAAAAAGAGCAATTAATAATAGTGTTTGTCTGATATTTCACCATGTCTGCCTCTCTCTATGCATCACACACCTCCT
This window harbors:
- the nhsl1b gene encoding NHS-like protein 1 isoform X2, with the translated sequence MPFHQRSIEPRHVSRLSARDGRTPVEENGRRKLRRPVLFSCLDEVGCHTLTNIIHQLSDLSRHASDIFLGIEMEAGMVFRRSCRIQGRLQRLQGDIRKLDPKKIKIPVSNLDEESKWTVHYTAPWHQQENVFLPGSRPPCVEDLHRQAKVNLKTALRECDKLRKDGFRSSQYYSQGPTFSDPAQSTSSLQDDEDDDIDKKSTASSAEDDKSQLSMRSQTPLGEGGEGSEVDGQVVWTRAPVLPTPEEKMRQTAKAVPTDIVAINVTGAVFDRQASIRRSLINTDTVSRRPKKVKRRKTISGLPDNINQELAAKGYAGDLRPHSMFLPGHYSTLSRVGSVNSTLRRSQTRDSSCQTEEVKIVPPSMRRIRAQRGQGIAAQMAGISASSSTGSISISSSDSSGILMMPHHFNGDPSRFHSLPRQGARVSLSADPIYSSTPIKSEEQTTPQRQIGKLQVDDTVVHMRNIPRTGTLPRPKSQELRGTQSSDWGGGPACVVSPHAAYSTSIIPNATLSSSSEVITLNTIGQLSHSPASAYPTARPLSLASSTNTDSLISSPAAFTHSSTCPALATSTPTRTQQDGGQVVTGPASESGHSDSSVHSHSTLAPTPPSCLPEEQWIYDTPENVVVPHRTLTSSCSTPINQLYSSLDHSSRTTTDSSSLHSQDNDGYYTSMHMDSGLRSRSHGSGHGAAAGRATRHSMYECREMANEEDSGSLYSDRSLSRSISLRKSKKPPLPPARTDSLRRKPGPKKPLGGVSAISGGNEPNGAMLNETLIASLQQSLQMGLRGGKGKGASPSSPSHSPSSDYDDPWVLRPRSQSSISAGSSAASLAANANGGNVSNVYSLCHVTPAHSETSSLRSDYADSWGYYMDFPHNHSDQRAQTPPAHATDNMSAGPHPGELQNGGDIHSNGQAPRAQGQEGGVAVKPKMSTSSPDRVHRLTSPSSGYSSQSNTPTAGTPVPSFMRSMSPSGSRPKPKVPERKSSLLSSVSMSSSSTSLSSNTSDSLKSIGPPPPPPPPLPLSSSSAPNTPLGPPPPFPPPLPPTTTAGTPSGAPPLPTTPQGPTLSPPPACSISPEFPPPPSPEMLIPPSSSFNGSFSPPPPPPPPVPSMGPPPPPPLPSLTPPSSSPSFVKAVKDSPKPALSESPTKSSKPLITPFALQSVQLRSVKRPEKEINGKSDHTNAQETGMDLLHGLKPQTLQKSLSMETPTVLPLSNCSPEEDSRNSSPSPVSKLLNELSLDCSITDYTPDSAVENGKPEDQCYFLLNGKESPSPPQSSQSSPVKQKPPAVSKKPKFIPQQVTEQVPSQLEDTTRLSRMEDQVDAPKRQIKKEVKESKSEQQEEEETSECSEPLEESSETSTDSRDESQISASACQETSLDQGLYTSGEALEEEEEEGDGTSSTTGSISSKEDDAGEVFDSSTAESSPAPSANGASDENMVTPTPSRTRTTEDLFAAIHRSKRKVLGRKESDEDKNRAGSSPQSPPVTPTAMSPGSTSSLPRQSGSIQRNLRKSCTSSDTFKALLLKKGSRSETSFRMSAAEMLRSTDPRFQRTRSDSELDPLAASPSSPTAPHSPLTSPARGKRATEEWNRYETFSLSSPTSSSFSMSGSKYGRSRTPPSAASSKYNARSRILSSPMTVICEREGELAENEYGDTAESLSGPAAQTLPMLKDSNGTLSDESRS
- the nhsl1b gene encoding NHS-like protein 1 isoform X1, encoding MPFHQRSIEPRHVSRLSARDGRTPVEENGRRKLRRPVLFSCLDEVGCHTLTNIIHQLSDLSRHASDIFLGIEMEAGMVFRRSCRIQGRLQRLQGDIRKLDPKKIKIPVSNLDEESKWTVHYTAPWHQQENVFLPGSRPPCVEDLHRQAKVNLKTALRECDKLRKDGFRSSQYYSQGPTFSDPAQSTSSLQDDEDDDIDKKSTASSAEDDKSQLSMRSQTPLGEGGEGSEVDGQVVWTRAPVLPTPEEKMRQTAKAVPTDIVAINVTGAVFDRQASIRRSLINTDTVSRRPKKVKRRKTISGLPDNINQELAAKGYAGDLRPHSMFLPGHYSTLSRVGSVNSTLRRSQTRDSSCQTEEVKIVPPSMRRIRAQRGQGIAAQMAGISASSSTGSISISSSDSSGILMMPHHFNGDPSRFHSLPRQGARVSLSADPIYSSTPIKSEEQTTPQRQIGKLQVDDTVVHMRNIPRTGTLPRPKSQELRGTQSSDWGGGPACVVSPHAAYSTSIIPNATLSSSSEVITLNTIGQLSHSPASAYPTARPLSLASSTNTDSLISSPAAFTHSSTCPALATSTPTRTQQDGGQVVTGPASESGHSDSSVHSHSTLAPTPPSCLPEEQWIYDTPENVVVPHRTLTSSCSTPINQLYSSLDHSSRTTTDSSSLHSQDNDGYYTSMHMDSGLRSRSHGSGHGAAAGRATRHSMYECREMANEEDSGSLYSDRSLSRSISLRKSKKPPLPPARTDSLRRKPGPKKPLGGVSAISGGNEPNGAMLNETLIASLQQSLQMGLRGGKGKGASPSSPSHSPSSDYDDPWVLRPRSQSSISAGSSAASLAANANGGNVSNVYSLCHVTPAHSETSSLRSDYADSWGYYMDFPHNHSDQRAQTPPAHATDNMSAGPHPGELQNGGDIHSNGQAPRAQGQEGGVAVKPKMSTSSPDRVHRLTSPSSGYSSQSNTPTAGTPVPSFMRSMSPSGSRPKPKVPERKSSLLSSVSMSSSSTSLSSNTSDSLKSIGPPPPPPPPLPLSSSSAPNTPLGPPPPFPPPLPPTTTAGTPSGAPPLPTTPQGPTLSPPPACSISPEFPPPPSPEMLIPPSSSFNGSFSPPPPPPPPVPSMGPPPPPPLPSLTPPSSSPSFVKAVKDSPKPALSESPTKSSKPLITPFALQSVQLRSVKRPEKEINGKSDHTNAQETGMDLLHGLKPQTLQKSLSMETPTVLPLSNCSPEEDSRNSSPSPVSKLLNELSLDCSITDYTPDSAVENGKPEDQCYFLLNGKESPSPPQSSQSSPVKQKPPAVSKKPKFIPQQVTEQVPSQLEDTTRLSRMEDQVDAPKRQIKKEVKESKSEQQEEEETSECSEPLEESSETSTDSRDESQISASACQETSLDQGLYTSGEALEEEEEEGDGTSSTTGSISSKEDDAGEVFDSSTAESSPAPSANGASDENMVTPTPSRTRTTEDLFAAIHRGGMQWVGASSLERSKRKVLGRKESDEDKNRAGSSPQSPPVTPTAMSPGSTSSLPRQSGSIQRNLRKSCTSSDTFKALLLKKGSRSETSFRMSAAEMLRSTDPRFQRTRSDSELDPLAASPSSPTAPHSPLTSPARGKRATEEWNRYETFSLSSPTSSSFSMSGSKYGRSRTPPSAASSKYNARSRILSSPMTVICEREGELAENEYGDTAESLSGPAAQTLPMLKDSNGTLSDESRS